In one Alnus glutinosa chromosome 12, dhAlnGlut1.1, whole genome shotgun sequence genomic region, the following are encoded:
- the LOC133852154 gene encoding pleiotropic drug resistance protein 3-like isoform X2 — translation MAQMVGTDEIESLRVELAEIGRSIRSSFRRQTSSFRSSSGLSSTKDEADADQYALQWAAIERLPTFERLRSSLFDKDHDDADDTDNKGKQVIDVSKLGDVERHVFIEKLIKHIEHDNLLLLQKIRNRIDKVGVKLPAVEVRYKNLRVEAECEVVHGKPLPTLWNSLKSILSNFAKQPGSKSRQANISIINDVSGIIKPGRITLLLGPPGCGKTSLLKALTGNLDQSLKLTGEISYNGYKLGEFVPQKTSAYISQNDVHIPDMTVREILDFSARCQGVGSRAEVMMEIGKREKEAGIVPDSDIDTYMKAISVEGLNRTLQTDYILKILGLDICADTLVGDALRRGEMIVGPTKALFMDEITNGLDSSTAFQIVTCLRQLVHIIDATVLVSLLQPAPETFDLFDDLILISGGKIVYHGPRDHVLEYFEDCGFRCPERKGVADFVQEVISRKDQAQYWHHTEVPYSYVSVDMFSRKFKESSYGKKLDEELLESYDKSQSHQIALSFSPYSLSKWELFRACASRELLLMKRNSFIYIFKITQLIIIACITMTVFLRTRMDVDITHANYYMGALFYALIIFVVDGIPELSMTIQRLEVFYKQKAMCFYPAWAYAIPASVLKIPISFVESLVWTSLTYYVIGYTPEAQRFFRQFVLLFAVHLSSLSMFRFLASVFQNNNASMTAASFALLFLVVFGGFVINKSSMPAWLKWGFWVSPLTYGEIGLSVNEFLAPRWQKMLSTNSTIGRETLESRGLDFNGYLYWISLGALFGFAIVFNIGYILALSFLKSPGSSRAIISHEKLSKIQGSEDSHHGAQVDKKSRNSPPQTNMEPNKGRMVLPFTPLTVVFQEVQYYVDTPLEMRERGFTNKKLQLLSDITGALKPGVLTALMGVSGAGKTTLLDVLAGRKTGGYIEGQTKIGGYPKVQETFARISGYCEQTDIHSPQITVEESVIFSAWLRLSPEIDSKTKSEFVDEVLETIELDDIKDSLVGIPGVSGLSTEQRKRLTIAVELVANPSVMFMDEPTTGLDARAAAIVMRAVKNVADTGRTIVCTVHQPSIDIFESFDELILLKTGGHMIYSGLLGQHSSRVIEYFEGIPGVPKIRDNYNPAAWMLEVTSTSAEAELGVDFAQKYRESTLYENNKELVKQLNTPPPGSRDLHFPTRFSQNGWGQVKSCLWKQHLAYWRNPSYNLMRIMHALVSGLIFGALYWNQGKKLKNQQNLFNVFGSMYAAVIFLGINNCTTVLPHVATERTVMYRERFSGMYSSWAYSLAQVIVEVPYLFTETAIFVMITYPMIGYYGSAYKVFWYFYAIFCSLLYFNYMGMLLVSLTPNYMIAAILSSAFYTIFNLFSGFLMPEPQIPKWWVWMYYLTPTSWSLNGLLTSQYGDINTKIMVFGETKTVAAFLKDYFGFHHDRLALVAVVLIAFPLVFASLFAYFIGRLNYQRR, via the exons ATGGCTCAGATGGTTGGTACAGATGAGATAGAGTCACTGAGGGTTGAGTTGGCGGAGATAGGAAGAAGCATTAGATCATCTTTTCGGCGTCAGACCTCAAGCTTCCGAAGCAGTTCGGGATTGAGTTCTACAAAGGATGAAGCTGACGCTGATCAGTATGCTTTACAGTGGGCTGCAATTGAGAGATTGCCTACATTTGAGCGGCTGAGATCATCCTTATTTGATAAGGATCATGACGATGCTGACGATACTGATAACAAAGGAAAACAGGTGATTGATGTTTCCAAGCTTGGAGATGTAGAACGGCATGTGTTCATAGAGAAGCTCATCAAACACATTGAGCATGACAACCTTCTCTTGctccaaaaaattagaaaccgTATCGACAA AGTTGGTGTAAAATTGCCCGCTGTGGAGGTGAGATACAAAAATCTGCGAGTGGAAGCAGAGTGTGAAGTAGTACACGGCAAGCCCCTTCCAACACTCTGGAATTCTCTTAAAAGCATTCTCTCT AACTTCGCAAAGCAGCCAGGTTCAAAGTCACGTCAAGCCAACATAAGCATCATCAATGACGTTAGTGGTATCATCAAGCCCGGAAG GATAACTCTACTGCTTGGCCCCCCAGGTTGTGGGAAGACCTCCCTTTTAAAGGCTCTAACGGGGAATCTAGACCAATCTCTCAAG CTTACTGGAGAAATTTCCTATAATGGATACAAACTAGGAGAGTTTGTTCCACAAAAGACTTCAGCGTATATTAGCCAAAATGACGTGCACATTCCTGACATGACTGTGAGGGAAATACTGGACTTTTCTGCTCGTTGTCAGGGTGTCGGAAGCAGGGCAG AGGTTATGATGGAAATCGGTAAAAGGGAGAAGGAAGCTGGAATTGTTCCGGATTCAGATATAGACACTTACATGAAG GCAATTTCTGTTGAAGGACTAAACAGAACACTTCAAACAGACTATATACTAAAG ATCCTTGGACTTGATATCTGTGCTGACACTCTAGTTGGAGACGCATTGAGAAGAG gggaGATGATTGTAGGTCCTACAAAAGCTCTGTTTATGGATGAAATCACAAATGGCTTAGATAGTTCCACTGCATTTCAAATTGTTACTTGTCTTCGGCAGCTGGTGCATATCATAGACGCTACTGTACTGGTTTCGCTTCTTCAGCCAGCACCAGAAACCTTTGATCTTTTTGATGACCTCATTTTAATTTCAGGAGGAAAGATTGTTTATCATGGTCCACGTGATCATGTTCTGGAGTATTTTGAGGATTGTGGTTTTAGGTGTCCTGAGAGGAAAGGGGTTGCTGATTTTGTCCAAGAG GTTATCTCTAGGAAAGATCAAGCACAGTACTGGCATCACACAGAAGTACCTTACAGTTATGTTTCAGTTGACATGTTCTCTAGGAAGTTCAAGGAGTCTTCTTATGGGAAGAAGCTAGATGAGGAGCTCTTGGAGTCATATGATAAATCCCAAAGCCATCAAATTGCTCTTTCCTTTAGTCCATATTCTCTTTCTAAATGGGAACTTTTTAGAGCTTGTGCGTCAAGGGAACTTCTTCTCATGAAAAGGAATTCTTTTATCTATATATTCAAAATAACTCAG CTTATTATTATTGCATGTATCACGATGACTGTATTTTTACGGACTCGCATGGATGTTGATATTACTCACGCAAATTACTATATGGGTGCCCTGTTTTATGCTCTTATCATCTTTGTTGTTGATGGGATCCCTGAGTTGTCCATGACTATTCAAAGGCTTGAAGTATTCTACAAACAGAAAGCAATGTGTTTCTACCCAGCTTGGGCTTATGCCATTCCAGCAAGTGTTCTAAAGATTCCTATTTCATTTGTGGAATCTCTAGTTTGGACATCTCTTACATATTATGTTATTGGCTATACTCCTGAGGCCCAAAG GTTCTTCCGCCAGTTTGTTCTACTTTTTGCAGTGCACTTATCTTCATTATCCATGTTCCGTTTCCTGGCCTCAGTATTCCAGAATAATAATGCTTCGATGACAGCTGCTAGTTTTGCACTTTTATTTCTTGTAGTATTTGGTGGCTTCGTTATCAACAAAT CTTCAATGCCTGCTTGGTTGAAGTGGGGTTTCTGGGTTTCTCCTCTGACATATGGAGAGATAGGCCTTTCTGTAAATGAATTTCTTGCCCCAAGATGGCAGAAG ATGTTGTCCACAAACTCTACAATAGGGCGAGAAACACTTGAAAGTCGAGGACTAGACTTTAACGGATACCTATATTGGATATCACTTGGTGCATTATTTGGATTTGCAATAGTTTTCAACATTGGTTACATTCTGGCCTTAAGTTTCTTGAAGT CCCCTGGATCATCTCGTGCTATTATTTCGCATGAAAAGCTCTCCAAAATTCAAGGAAGTGAAGACTCACACCACGGTGCCCAAGTGGACAAAAAATCTAGAAATTCTCCTCCACAGACTAATATGGAACCAAATAAAG GCAGGATGGTCTTACCTTTTACACCCTTAACAGTAGTGTTTCAAGAAGTGCAATACTATGTTGACACCCCCTTG GAAATGAGGGAACGGGGATTCACTAACAAAAAACTCCAACTTCTTTCTGATATTACTGGTGCATTGAAGCCTGGTGTTCTTACAGCATTAATGGGTGTCAGTGGAGCTGGGAAAACAACTCTTCTGGATGTTTTAGCAGGAAGAAAGACCGGTGGCTATATTGAAGGGCAAACAAAGATTGGAGGGTATCCCAAGGTTCAAGAAACGTTTGCTAGGATATCTGGTTACTGTGAGCAAACTGATATACATTCTCCTCAAATCACTGTAGAAGAATCGGTGATCTTTTCTGCTTGGCTCCGTTTATCTCCTGAGATAGACTCAAAAACTAAATCT GAATTTGTGGATGAAGTCCTGGAGACCATTGAGCTTGATGATATAAAGGATTCCTTAGTAGGAATACCTGGGGTTAGTGGTCTATCGACAGAGCAGCGTAAACGGCTTACAATAGCTGTGGAGCTTGTTGCCAACCCCTCTGTTATGTTCATGGATGAACCAACAACAGGTTTGGATGCAAGAGCGGCTGCAATTGTGATGCGAGCAGTGAAGAATGTAGCTGATACAGGAAGAACAATTGTTTGTACTGTCCACCAACCTAGTATTGACATATTTGAATCATTTGATGAG ctAATCCTTCTAAAAACTGGTGGACACATGATATACTCTGGACTGTTAGGACAACATTCAAGTAGGGTTATAGAATATTTTGAG GGTATTCCGGGAGTTCCAAAGATTAGAGATAATTATAATCCAGCCGCATGGATGTTAGAGGTCACTTCTACATCTGCAGAAGCTGAACTTGGTGTAGATTTTGCCCAGAAATACAGGGAATCTACTTTATATGA GAACAACAAAGAGCTTGTGAAGCAGTTGAATACTCCACCTCCTGGCTCAAGAGATCTGCATTTTCCTACCCGCTTTTCACAAAATGGTTGGGGACAAGTCAAGTCTTGCCTATGGAAACAGCATTTGGCTTATTGGAGGAATCCTTCATACAACTTGATGCGTATCATGCATGCTCTTGTATCAGGTTTAATATTTGGGGCATTATATTGGAACCAAGGGAAAAAATT aAAAAACCAACAGAACTTATTCAATGTATTCGGTTCAATGTATGCTGCTGTGATCTTCTTGGGTATAAATAACTGCACAACAGTTCTACCACATGTCGCAACAGAGCGAACTGTAATGTATCGGGAAAGATTTTCAGGGATGTACTCTTCATGGGCTTATTCACTTGCACAG GTGATAGTGGAAGTTCCATATCTTTTCACCGAAACTGCTATATTTGTGATGATCACATATCCAATGATTGGATATTATGGATCAGCTTATAAGGTTTTCTGGTACTTCTATGCAATATTTTGTTCATTGTTGTACTTCAATTATATGGGAATGCTACTTGTGTCACTGACGCCGAACTACATGATAGCTGCAATTTTGTCCTCGGCGTTCTACACAATATTCAACTTGTTTTCTGGTTTTCTGATGCCTGAACCG CAAATTCCAAAGTGGTGGGTTTGGATGTATTATCTTACTCCTACATCTTGGTCGCTGAACGGTTTGCTTACTTCACAATATGGAGATATAAATACGAAGATCATGGTGTTTGGAGAAACCAAAACGGTGGCTGCCTTCTTAAAAGATTACTTTGGGTTTCACCATGATCGCTTAGCTCTTGTGGCGGTTGTTCTCATTGCCTTCCCCCTTGTCTTTGCTTCCttgtttgcatattttatagGACGGCTGAACTACCAGCGTAGGTAA